The Chitinophaga sp. H8 genome contains a region encoding:
- a CDS encoding RNA polymerase sigma factor gives MGTSALHRDSELIDQLKNGDETAFTQLYDQYHRAVYFYVLDYVKAPQVAEDVVHDVFMKIWEIREGLTITTSFSSYLYRICHNKAIDALQKIAKDEKLRQEVLQWIEPQVKEKEQTLQEHRAVYYERIYQEAISALSPQRQKVFLLCREQGKTYEEAAAELGISRNTVKEHMGEALHFLRNYLLQKGELAFVMIILGKIL, from the coding sequence ATGGGTACTTCAGCACTACATAGAGATTCCGAATTAATCGATCAGCTAAAAAACGGCGACGAAACTGCGTTTACACAGTTATATGATCAATACCACCGTGCCGTTTATTTTTACGTACTGGATTATGTAAAAGCCCCCCAGGTAGCAGAAGATGTGGTACATGATGTATTTATGAAGATTTGGGAGATCAGGGAAGGGCTGACGATCACCACTTCTTTTTCCAGTTACCTATACAGGATCTGCCATAACAAGGCCATTGATGCCCTGCAGAAGATTGCGAAGGATGAAAAGCTTCGCCAGGAGGTGTTACAATGGATAGAACCACAGGTAAAAGAAAAAGAGCAAACCCTTCAGGAGCACCGTGCTGTTTATTATGAACGTATTTACCAGGAAGCGATCTCCGCGCTTTCGCCACAGCGTCAGAAAGTTTTTTTACTCTGCAGGGAGCAGGGTAAAACTTATGAGGAAGCAGCAGCCGAATTAGGTATTTCACGTAATACGGTAAAAGAACACATGGGGGAAGCCCTCCATTTCCTCCGTAATTATCTGCTGCAAAAGGGCGAACTGGCCTTTGTAATGATCATTCTGGGAAAAATTTTATAA
- a CDS encoding GH116 family glycosyl-hydrolase produces MERRQFIRQTGLAAAGIFAWRLSALAQDTPSYSGVLLPKHNIPADKQLPPGWVRSLYQRGRPTTYTKAKNELRYIGMPAGGLHTGTVYLGGDGRLWLWSIYNDEQEGIEPKTVRWHDGTSERSIRNRDGASYLEPAIAANHRILEQGFALLIESKGQTRLVELRQESWEEVSFEATYPTATIRYQHRNLPLEVTLRAGGIFIPLDADNSGLPATVFDISIKNTSGQPVTTAIAGWFENGARKISAKKGEGEKVNTVHNGTGYTRVSSTFQPASGTSDRADDGSTCISYIGDGAIANANANPWPVEADCFTTRNEKATTAAEEILVASVASPKKQLAPGATLEAQFVLTWHFNHPLKKVSKVKEAAGGYYYGTRFTDAAAVADYIAPKFKTLWGQTLRWRETYYDSTLPYWFLERTFLNIGTLATANTYRFAGGRFWGWEGVNACEGTCTHVWQYAQTMGRIFPSLERETRQGTDLGIGMQEDGGIIFRAEYENRPAIDGQAGTILRIYREHQMSADDRFLRQNWGQIKKAVNFMLAQDKNGDGMTDTPMENTLDAVWEGEIAWIVGLCIAAARAAEYMATEMNDKAFATRCREYVTKGSDNMSKHLFNGEYFIHRPDPVQGRSKLGSYNTCHIDQVYGQSWAFQVGLGRLWNREQTLSALRALWKYNFAMDVGPYIKTHLGGRPYALEGEGGMIMNTNPHNEPKPFGENVTWQLGYFHECMSGFEHQVASHMMAEGMTDEAMILTNAIHHRYHGSKRNPFNEIECSDHYARAMASYGTFITACGFEYHGPKGYLRFAPAFGRERFKAPFTAAEGWGTFQQQVNIKNTLCSIALHYGSLRLKTLSLQTTGTTITATLNGKHLKASLAASGKDVHIIFAQPVILKEGETLEIQVG; encoded by the coding sequence ATGGAAAGGAGGCAATTTATCCGTCAAACAGGTTTGGCAGCAGCAGGTATCTTCGCATGGCGACTGTCTGCCCTTGCCCAGGACACCCCATCATATTCCGGCGTGTTGCTGCCGAAGCACAACATACCTGCCGACAAGCAACTTCCTCCCGGATGGGTACGCTCCCTTTATCAGCGTGGGCGCCCCACCACCTATACCAAAGCAAAGAATGAATTACGTTATATAGGTATGCCCGCAGGCGGATTGCATACCGGTACGGTTTATCTGGGTGGTGATGGCCGTTTGTGGCTATGGAGCATTTACAATGATGAGCAGGAAGGTATAGAACCCAAAACGGTGCGCTGGCATGATGGAACCTCCGAAAGAAGCATCCGCAACCGGGATGGCGCCAGCTACCTGGAGCCAGCCATTGCTGCCAACCATCGCATACTGGAACAAGGATTTGCGTTGCTTATTGAAAGCAAGGGGCAAACGCGGCTGGTGGAGCTAAGGCAAGAGAGCTGGGAAGAAGTGAGCTTTGAGGCCACCTACCCTACCGCCACGATACGCTACCAGCACAGGAACCTTCCGCTGGAAGTGACCCTACGTGCCGGTGGTATTTTCATTCCATTGGATGCAGATAACAGCGGATTGCCCGCCACGGTATTTGATATCAGTATAAAAAACACTTCGGGACAGCCAGTAACTACCGCTATTGCAGGCTGGTTTGAAAATGGCGCCCGGAAAATCTCCGCTAAAAAAGGCGAAGGAGAAAAAGTAAATACCGTACATAACGGCACGGGTTATACGCGCGTGTCGTCTACCTTCCAACCTGCCAGCGGCACCTCCGACCGTGCAGACGATGGCAGTACCTGTATATCATACATCGGAGACGGCGCTATTGCCAATGCTAATGCTAATCCCTGGCCGGTAGAGGCCGATTGCTTTACCACCCGTAATGAGAAAGCCACCACCGCAGCAGAAGAGATACTTGTTGCCTCCGTGGCCAGCCCTAAAAAACAGCTCGCCCCGGGCGCAACACTGGAAGCACAGTTTGTACTGACCTGGCATTTCAACCACCCACTTAAAAAAGTGAGTAAGGTGAAAGAAGCTGCCGGAGGTTATTATTATGGTACCCGCTTCACCGATGCCGCTGCCGTGGCCGACTATATCGCACCAAAGTTTAAGACCCTCTGGGGACAAACACTACGCTGGCGGGAAACCTACTACGACTCCACGTTGCCTTACTGGTTCCTGGAGCGTACCTTCCTGAATATCGGGACACTGGCTACCGCCAATACCTACCGCTTTGCAGGTGGCCGTTTCTGGGGATGGGAAGGCGTGAATGCCTGCGAAGGTACCTGCACCCATGTGTGGCAATATGCACAGACTATGGGCCGTATCTTTCCTTCCCTGGAAAGAGAAACCCGTCAGGGTACCGACCTTGGTATCGGGATGCAGGAAGACGGCGGCATCATCTTCCGTGCAGAATATGAGAACCGTCCCGCTATTGACGGACAAGCGGGTACTATCCTGCGGATCTACCGCGAGCACCAGATGAGCGCCGATGACCGTTTTCTGCGTCAGAACTGGGGGCAGATTAAAAAGGCGGTGAACTTCATGCTGGCACAGGACAAGAACGGTGATGGCATGACAGACACGCCGATGGAAAATACCCTCGATGCAGTGTGGGAAGGTGAGATTGCCTGGATTGTAGGATTATGCATTGCTGCTGCCCGTGCGGCCGAATATATGGCCACAGAAATGAACGATAAAGCCTTTGCTACCCGTTGCCGGGAATATGTAACGAAAGGGTCCGACAACATGTCCAAGCACCTGTTCAACGGAGAATATTTCATCCACCGTCCTGATCCGGTGCAGGGTCGTTCCAAACTTGGCTCGTACAACACTTGTCATATTGACCAGGTGTATGGACAAAGCTGGGCATTCCAGGTAGGACTGGGCAGGCTCTGGAACCGTGAACAAACACTTTCTGCGCTCCGTGCCCTGTGGAAATATAACTTCGCCATGGATGTAGGTCCTTATATCAAAACCCACCTGGGAGGCCGTCCCTACGCGCTGGAAGGAGAAGGTGGTATGATCATGAACACCAATCCGCACAACGAACCCAAACCATTTGGCGAAAACGTAACCTGGCAGCTGGGATACTTCCATGAGTGTATGTCGGGGTTTGAACACCAGGTAGCCAGTCACATGATGGCAGAAGGCATGACTGATGAAGCGATGATACTTACCAATGCTATCCATCACCGGTACCATGGATCAAAAAGAAATCCTTTTAACGAAATAGAATGCAGTGATCACTATGCACGTGCGATGGCCAGCTATGGTACTTTCATCACCGCCTGCGGCTTTGAGTATCATGGTCCTAAAGGGTATCTCCGGTTTGCGCCTGCTTTTGGAAGAGAGCGATTCAAAGCGCCTTTCACGGCTGCTGAGGGCTGGGGTACCTTCCAACAGCAAGTAAACATTAAAAATACGCTTTGCAGCATTGCGTTGCATTATGGCTCGCTGCGACTCAAAACACTAAGTCTGCAAACTACGGGTACCACTATCACGGCTACCCTTAATGGCAAGCACCTCAAAGCGTCCCTGGCGGCATCCGGGAAAGACGTTCATATCATCTTTGCTCAACCAGTAATTTTAAAGGAGGGAGAAACTTTAGAGATCCAGGTGGGATGA
- a CDS encoding FecR family protein codes for MQADHRHLEQMLQRYLRDDLSKDEVREMLEYIVQHPALAAELLNEDRSHVFSEKLLHLPDLPESASKRMYERLTTEIRSREQAQEEDAMVTTPVRQLHYRWRWVAAIVVPGMIIAAYFWQSGNHKINPPTEQVSVIKDVAPGQNGAILTLADGSNVILDSAGNQQIAGQGNVQITNRNGQLTYNAGHNGTEETIYNTLRTPAARQYKLILPDGSKAWLNAGSSIRYPTAFKGRNREVETTGEVYFEVAHNAFNPFRVKTGSIVIEDIGTAFNINAYGDEPAIKTTLVEGSIRLLTGSNNKVLRPGMQGTIKAGNDEIAVSNVDVAEIIAWKEGLFNFNNLDMETVMRQIGRWYNMEIVYEGKKPEGHFSGIIDRNTNLAFILKSLELSGMRFKVETSTTPAQMGKIIVLK; via the coding sequence ATGCAAGCTGATCACAGACATCTGGAACAAATGCTGCAACGTTATCTCCGCGATGACCTGAGCAAGGACGAAGTGCGGGAAATGCTGGAGTATATTGTTCAGCACCCTGCTTTGGCAGCAGAACTGCTGAACGAAGACCGTAGCCATGTCTTTTCGGAAAAGCTGCTGCACCTGCCTGACTTGCCGGAAAGCGCCAGTAAAAGGATGTATGAACGTTTGACTACTGAAATCAGAAGCAGGGAGCAGGCACAGGAGGAGGACGCCATGGTTACAACACCGGTGCGGCAACTGCATTACCGTTGGCGCTGGGTCGCTGCTATTGTTGTACCTGGAATGATCATTGCAGCTTATTTCTGGCAATCAGGCAATCATAAAATCAATCCGCCAACTGAACAGGTATCCGTCATAAAAGATGTAGCCCCGGGGCAGAATGGCGCCATACTTACATTGGCAGATGGTAGTAATGTGATATTGGACAGCGCAGGTAATCAACAGATTGCCGGGCAGGGTAATGTACAGATCACCAACCGGAATGGCCAGCTGACGTACAACGCCGGCCACAACGGAACAGAAGAAACCATTTATAATACGTTAAGGACCCCGGCAGCAAGACAGTATAAATTGATACTGCCAGACGGCTCTAAAGCATGGTTGAATGCAGGATCCTCTATCCGGTATCCCACCGCATTTAAAGGCAGGAACAGGGAAGTGGAAACTACGGGAGAGGTGTATTTTGAAGTAGCCCATAATGCATTTAACCCCTTCCGGGTAAAGACAGGCAGTATCGTAATTGAGGATATCGGTACGGCGTTTAACATCAATGCCTACGGTGATGAACCTGCTATAAAAACAACCCTGGTAGAAGGGAGTATCCGGTTATTAACAGGCAGTAATAATAAAGTACTCCGGCCGGGTATGCAGGGTACGATCAAGGCTGGTAACGATGAGATTGCGGTAAGCAATGTGGACGTAGCGGAAATCATCGCCTGGAAAGAGGGCCTGTTCAATTTCAATAACCTGGATATGGAAACGGTCATGCGGCAGATAGGCAGGTGGTACAATATGGAAATAGTATACGAGGGCAAAAAGCCGGAAGGACATTTTTCCGGTATCATAGACAGGAATACAAATCTGGCTTTTATATTAAAGAGTCTTGAACTCAGCGGTATGCGCTTTAAAGTAGAAACAAGTACAACACCGGCACAAATGGGTAAGATCATTGTGCTGAAATAA